One genomic region from Leptospira montravelensis encodes:
- a CDS encoding sigma-70 family RNA polymerase sigma factor: MDDLELFLSWKHYIFSIAYRITGSYVDAEDIVQESYLRWLSADKRSIQNHKSYLGSIAARLAFDLLKKASRKKETYIGPYLPEPIPETADTLDDEKINFAFLVILETLNPTERAVFILRELFDFDYETIASIVGKNTDNCRQILSRARLAVQSRKKKFDPDPKLHSKLLLEFSFACYSQDTKSLTNLLREDVIAFSDGGGKIHAARIPIPGIRRVISLMIRTTKKAAKSTEVFFGYANGSPAIIGYSQEEPSFVQIFTIEGKKIDRIYNLVNPDKLKGFRNKENLMKLGYLRKPTFWEWTLYQLYHLISLH, translated from the coding sequence GTGGATGATTTAGAATTATTTTTAAGCTGGAAACATTATATTTTTTCAATCGCATATAGAATTACAGGAAGTTATGTGGATGCAGAAGATATTGTTCAGGAGAGTTACCTAAGATGGCTCTCCGCAGACAAACGTTCAATCCAAAACCATAAATCATATTTGGGAAGTATTGCAGCAAGACTTGCTTTTGATCTCTTAAAAAAAGCATCCAGAAAAAAAGAAACCTATATTGGACCATATTTACCTGAGCCGATACCAGAAACAGCTGATACTTTGGATGATGAAAAAATCAACTTTGCTTTTTTAGTTATTTTAGAAACTCTGAATCCAACCGAAAGAGCAGTTTTCATATTACGAGAGTTATTTGATTTTGATTATGAAACCATTGCTTCCATTGTTGGAAAAAATACAGACAATTGTAGACAAATTCTAAGCCGTGCTCGTTTAGCCGTCCAATCGAGAAAGAAAAAATTTGATCCAGATCCCAAACTACATTCAAAACTTCTTCTCGAATTTAGTTTTGCTTGTTACAGTCAAGATACAAAATCTCTCACGAATTTGTTACGTGAGGATGTGATCGCATTTTCAGATGGAGGTGGAAAGATACACGCAGCAAGGATTCCTATTCCTGGTATTCGCAGAGTAATTTCACTCATGATAAGGACCACTAAGAAAGCAGCAAAATCCACAGAAGTATTTTTTGGTTATGCCAACGGCTCACCTGCTATCATTGGTTATTCCCAAGAGGAACCAAGTTTCGTTCAAATATTTACTATAGAAGGCAAGAAAATCGACAGAATTTATAATTTAGTAAATCCTGATAAGCTAAAAGGCTTTCGAAACAAAGAAAACTTAATGAAATTAGGATATCTACGAAAACCTACCTTCTGGGAATGGACTTTATACCAATTGTATCACTTAATTTCACTCCATTAA